DNA sequence from the Dunckerocampus dactyliophorus isolate RoL2022-P2 chromosome 4, RoL_Ddac_1.1, whole genome shotgun sequence genome:
AAATACCAAAGAAAGAAATAAGTAACTAATACATTAAAGCATTTCATAGCAATCTGACGGGACGAAGAGAAGTGCTATGATCTTCTGGCAATGTCATGACATCATTGCTTTTGTTACCATGGTCTCCACTTTGTTTGTACTTGGGGTAAATAGCTCTGGTTTGAATCAATTTAGCCAAATATAGGATTTTCTTGTTGACTCATTAATTTAAGACAGAATATTGTTGACTGAACAGCTTTACCAATACAATCAGTTCAGAACTCTTTGTATATATTTCTACAGATTAAACTACAATGGAAGACATGTGCAGCATGTGGGAATGACAAAACTAATTTAAGTGAAATGTTAATTTTGAATAAATGTGACTTAAGAGACGTGTTGCCATCATATACACTGCAGTCGTCGCTGAATTAAAAAACTTGTTTTCAGTCACTATCTGCATTAGTGATGTCATTGGCCACACATGAGCACCTCAGCCAATCACGGCAGGGCGGAGGCGGGGTCTGCGTGGTCAACACGCCCACTCCCAATCCAGTTTTCTGAACAGGATTGAACCGCTTTGAACAATGGGTGGAAACTTAAGAAAAGCCACAAAGAAATATATTATATCACATAAATCTGCagcaaaattgcccaacaaagCAGCGGAGATATTGGTGCGTGTTCCAAGTCCTTCACCTCGCCtcgaaaatgtattttattgttgtttttttcgctTCAAATACAGCGACTAATCCAGCAAGGCTAATGCTGTCATTCATTCTGTCACACCATCGGGTAACCATGATTGTCACAGTGATCCAACCTTGCGAATATATTAACTATTAaagtgcttaaaaatgcattaaaataatgtttttattaacgTAGGACCAGCAGCATCATCTCCCCCATATGTGAACCAGAAGAAGCCAGTCTTACCTCGTTCATGTCCAATTAAAACGTCTTTATGGTTGAGATATTCCACTTCCTCGGTGTAGTTCTGCGTGTAGGCGGTGTTGGAACCGGCGTTCCTCGACTCCGTCCAGCGAACTTTGGCAAAGCCCTTGGCGTGGATCTTAAGAGACTTGACTCGGATGTCGCCGGTGACTTCGACGACTACCCTCCCTGAGACGCAGTCCCCGCTGGAGAAGACGGGCACGTTGCTGTCATTAAGACAGTCGTAGCTCACCGTGAAGCTCTTTACCTTGCCGAGCACCATGATGCAGGCTAAGTGTTTAAGAAAAGTGTTTCtagggaaaaaacacacaccatatatatagtttttaaaaGTCTTGCCTCCCTGCCTTGCGAGAAGCAGTAGGCACCatcagttgtgtgtgtgtatgcatgcggTGCATTGAGATGCGTGAAGGCTGAATAACAGCAATGGATGCTGTTATCGTCCGCCTCTCAGCCGCTTGGTCTCCCTGCTCAAAGACAAGGCAAAGCTTGGAACATCAGCTCACTTTAAGCGAGCCGAGATGTGGAAAAACAAGTTGGTGCGCATGCGCGGAGGCCGCCTCGCGCACTGCCCCCTCCTTCCGCCCTGAGCAGAACAGATGACAAGTTTGCACAAACAGCTGAGGGATGACACAAAGGATACTGTTTTCCATGTTTGCGTTGTTATTTCTTTATGCATCTCACATAATTCCCTCAACAGTTTTGTGCATTAGGCTGCGTTTAcatagtgtgttttttggtcaTTGGATTAGTAAAGAGCATGTACATAAAATAAGGAGTTGATTATTACATTAGTATATACAAGTGCATCTCAATATGTCAGAATATTGTGCAAAAGATTGGTATCATTTCAGGAATTCCATTCAGATAAAGAGAACATGGCTCAGCAAGTTTTTGCAGTTTGTTTTCTGATTACAGCGTGAACCAGCAGTTTACAATATTGAACTGTTTGACAAGTTTGTGATATACTGAATTTGGTTTAGTCCCTAGCGATACACTAGTTATCAAAAttcttacattaaaaaaatacatcctTGGAGTACAGACATCCTTGAAATGTATGTACAGAACATAAGCGTTTCACTGTTTGAAATGAACTACTGACATCAATGATTGTGTCTAATGTATAATAAGAGTTCCCTTTCAAGCGGACCGAGACTCATCTCTCGAGAGGTCACATCAAGGTTTTGATGATTGCGTTCTCACCAAATTACCCGTGCTAGCAGAGAAAATACACCAGAGTTTGCCTCACCTGGGCATATCCTTCAGCTGCCTTCAGTTTGCCTACACAATAACCACACAATGCTCCAACACTCCATAATCAAGAGCAccgttttgcattttgcactatttaaaCCTATGGTCGACCTAGATGTGACCAAAAGAAGTGCAGCTGAGTGTTGTTACTTTtgcaacaaaaatgcaaacaaaaaaagccattCACAAATtgcgggggggtgggggggtgcagGGATCTAGTTGTGTTTGGGCCAGAAAAACAACGCCAACACGCTCAAAGCGCTACCTCCCGGCCACTGACGTTACTCCCAGTGATGCTACGCCACCTGTTTGAGCAGCACTGcaaattcattgtttttgtcactGCAAAACGAGTTCGTAGGGTGCTGAACTTTACGGACTTGTAGGTTGGATTCCCCAACACCGGCTAAATCTCAGAATGCTGAAAAGCCACCCACCGCAACCGTGTGTCAGCAATAATGTATGGCTATTTAATAGGTTAAGTGCAAAGTATGTGTGAAAGGGTACCATTGGTTAATCACAACATACCTAACTTACAAGTTTGCTTTATATAAATTGATCaatttattacccaatatatctCTTGCGCAATCCATAACACTGTACTTAGTGTATTTATTTTAGAACGACCGATGCTGCCATCTAGCGACTAGAACGTGTAATTACATGCCCATTGGTAAATTGTTTTTGTGCTATCTGTGCAAATACACATTTGACGGACAGACTGTTTAGACTCTTGTCTTTTGTAGATTTTGTTACTTTATGTGAACAAAATCACTAGGCTTAATGTACGTTAACAAATAATCGTATTTTGAAAATGCAACCCGGATGTTTTAAGTGTCCAAAAAAATTCCGGACATTTTAGCACAGTTGTGTCAGCAAAAGCATTATTATGGCTCTAATACTGGGTTTGATTTATGTGTTTCAAATGTATAGTGGATGTTTGTGTCATAACGTTACAAGACCTAACATCGTGATGGTGATGGCTGACGCCTTTGTAAGTAGGAAGTTGACACACAGACATTACAGCGTTATGTAGTGTACATAAACACTACAGTTAacttgatatactgtacatcgaaATACGACAATATCATGTCCCATTGTACTAATGACTTTAATTGAAAGAAGTATCGACAATGCCGTCTTTAAAAAGATAATTACGTTCAGTTTTAATGGACACTGCTACTATAGAGTGTAGTTTGCAGTAGTGTGGAAATGTACTGCACCTTACAtagtgttttattattatacagtgttGCATTATTTTGGTTACCTCGTGCAGCAAAGCACTTCTACACCACTGCCaagtactactactgctacatGAATACcactctgacagtgtcaatcaaaattgaTAAAGACAGCTCTGGAATTAGAAGTTAGTAGTGCAAGTGGTCACTATTGTGCTCTGTCGTGTTGTTTTTTCTCCAGGAGGGACGGTTGACATTTGATCCTGGCAGCAAAGTTGTGCACTTGCCTTACATAAACTACCTCAGAGAGCTGGGGAGCACCTTCATAAATGCATACACCAACTCACCCATATGCTGTCCATCCAGAGCAGGTAAGCCATCATTCTGTATCATTATACATCTGAATCAATTATAAACGAAATACATGTGTGTTATTGCTGTGTGTTAGCCATGTGGAGTGGCCAGTTTGTACACCTAACCCAGGCATGGAACAATTACAAGTGCCTTGATGCAAATGCAACCACGTGGATGGATTTGCTGGAGAAGAATGGATATTTTACGAAGATGGTGGGGAAGCTTGACTTCACCTCAGGGCAACATTCGCTCAGGTAGAAAGATGTTTATAGTGGTCTTGGTTGCCTTTTGTAAGCAATACACACACTCAGTAAAGACTTTTGTATAAGGTGACCATTTAGTCAtaggtcacaacattaggtagtACATGTGCACACTATAACAGAACGAAAAAAAGTCTGCCTTTCCATAGACAATTACACTTAGTTTGGATGGACATTCTCACAcaggtattaatttaacaatatgttcattattgCATCAGTATGATGCATAGCAGTTGTTCACATCCatacatttcaagcactttCGTTAACATATTGctacatttacattacagtaaTCGTGTCGAAGCCTGGACCCGTGATGTCCGCTTTCTTCTGCGCCAAGAAGGTCGACCTGTAACACAACTCGTTGGGAACGCATCGACAGTGAGAGTGAACACTATTGACTGGAAAAACACTGACTTGACCACACAGTGGATTCGCCAGTGGGCTGCGTCCTCACACCAGCCCTTTGCACTTTACCTCGGCCTCAATTTACCCCACACCTATAAGACTGATTCCTTAGGGCCCACTGCTGGAGGATCCACGTTCCGCTCATCTCCCTATTGGCTGAAAAAGGCAGGCATTGTCTATCTCCtgttcccaaatgttttcccTCCACTGATTCTTGTTCCATGTCCCCAGGTTCATTCTGATGTTATCTCTGTTCCCACGTGGCTGCCATTGGCTGCCATGCACCCTGTGGACTACTACTCCACCTTCACCAAAAACTGCAGCGGGACATTCACAAAGGAGGAAGTTAGAAGAATCCGGGCCTTCTACTATGCCATGTGTGCTGAAGCAGATGCCATGCTGGGTTGGTTGACAAGCGTACCGTTCAGGAATTACCGCAATTTTATATCTGCAGTCATATCATCGATACATCAGTGTTCCATGAGCATGTCCATGTCATGACATTGTGTCTACCATGTCTGGCACATGTTGTGATATGCTTTGGATCATGGGCCTTTTTCGCTTCCCATCATTCTAGTTAACCTTGATTTCTTCTGTTCAAAGACCCTGATTCCAGTACATGTGAGGCTTTTTTAGATCTTTTCTGACGATGTCTAACTTGGCTTTCCTGTTATTGTTATCAGTAGTTTGTACCTTGTCGTACAAACTCACTATTTACGTTTATAAAGACTTCTCTTGATAGTAGATTTTGATACATTCTTCTTTCCAACATTCTTGAAGTCTGTTGATGATGATCAAGATGGTCTGAAGGCAAAGAAATTGCATATTCTTCAAAGGCCAAGTCGGTGGCTCAGTTTTGTGCCAATACAGCATGCACTTACCTACGGAGAGAAAGAGTCTTCTTATCCAATCAAACAATCAAAAAAACGATTTGCAAACAAAGAAcagatttgcaaacaaaaaaaagagttgcaaacaaaaatattgcatttgcaagcaaaaaaggatttgcaaacaaaaaaaagatttgcaagcaaaaaaactGATTCACAAGCAAAAACaagatttgcaaacaaaaaaaaaatgcaagcaaAAACCTGATTTGCAAACAAAGATTATCGACAAAGGTGTCTGCAATGAAGGCCTGGCAAAACAAGTTCACAGAGAAAAGTCCAAATTTGGTGACATCTATGGACTCCAGATTTCACAAAGTCATTAACTACAAAGGATTTTCATCCAGGTCTTTAAAAGTCTGCATCTTGAATGTGTTATTTCAAATCCATTGTGGTGGTTCATGAAGGCAAAATCATACAACAAATTGTCATTGTTCAACTAAACTACTACGCTATGTCTCCCACTCTTTGTCCCCGATTAGGACAGGTGATTTCAGCACTGAGAGACACAGGCTTGCTCAACAACACTCTAGTGATCTTCACAGCTGACCACGGAGAGCTGGCCATGGAGCACCGGCAGTTCTACAAGATGTCCATGTTTGAGGGAAGCGCCCATGTTCCCTTGCTTATCATGGGGCCAGGGCTGGTGTCAGGCCAGCAGGTCAACCAGCTTGTGTCTTTGGTTGATGTCTATCCTACTGTACTGGGTATAGAATGTGTTATTATTGAAACGTATATTgatttatactgtacagtatggcTGTTATTAGGTACATatacttaaaatgtttaatgcatttttgtcttttCCGTAGATATTGCAAGTATTTCAGGAGCAGGCAATCTCAGTGGCCACTCGCTGCTTCCTCTTCTATCCAAGTACCACGTGTTTTCCAAGAGGCAACATCCAGACTGGGTTCTGAGTGAATACCATGGCTGTAATGTCAACGCTTCTACATACATGCTAAGAAGTGGTCGATGGAAATACATCGCCTATGCAGATGGCCTGGCTGTGCCTCCTCAGCTTTTTGGTGAGTTTTAGAAAGTATTCTTGTATCACTGACATCCTACATAAAAGGAAATAATCTAACTCTTAGCTATGTTTTGTTCTCCACTGCAGACCTAACACAGGACAAGGAAGAACTTCATAACATGGCCTTCAAATTCCCTAATGTGCAAGCACAACTAGACAAGCAGCTACGCAGCATTGTAGATTACCCAAAAGTTTCTAAAACTGTCCATCTCTACAACAAAAAGGCATTTAGTGCCTGGCAGCAAAGTGTAGGAAGTAACTATAGCCAGGTCATTGCTAATCTCAGGTGGCATGTCGATTGGCAAAAAGATGTTTTAACCAATGAAAGATTGATTGATAGGTGGCTGCATGACTCCTTgtgatctacagtatatgcaataTAGGGTTGTCAAAGTGTGTCACAGTGAGCCTTCCCCTCAGAGAATATAATAGCCTGATTTTCTTCAGCATATTTTGTAGTTTTCTACCTACACTCTCGCAATATGAACagaaatcaattcattttgtcATTGAGCATATTTGCAGTTggcttagcaggtttgaaaaatgtttttctttatttttctaaagCTGGGGGAGGCCCActgcacactttgaaaacccctgcaaTACTTCATTACTGTATGTATGGTTAAAATTTCACTTTTGACTTTGATTTTTattcttaaattttttttgccaattttCAGTCAGATTggatttttgtattgtatttatcaTTTCTGccattgtaaaataaatatttttatatagttttattattatacaagcttttattttcaaatattttctaATGATGATAggatattaaaaaatacaaatgaaatattttttctacTCTGTTGTATTTCATAGTAATATTTAATTTCTCAATTTTCATcaatatttgtaataataataattattaagattaattagatttagaATACCCGCCCAAAAAGTTGAATTCGCCCCAATTAATCAACATTCCAAGTAGAGTTATTAAAGTGGTTCGGCCAACAATTTCGAAGGACTAACATcttgcttattttattttgaaaaggtttcGACTGACTTATCTTGCACATCCGGGTCAGGAAGTAGCGGCGCAAGTTGGCGACGTAAACAGTGGGTGTCTAAACGTTCTATTccttattcattgtttactttGTGTCAGCTGCACAAGACAGTATAATAAGCACTTAGCTAACTGTATAAACTGACTGTTTTCTATGTGTTTGACGCCAACTGGCAATATTTACTAGTGTCACAAACAACAACCTAAATGCTATATTTACTTTGCTCTGCTAATGTTAACGTGTAGCTTGTAGTAGTGACGGTGCTAATGTGTTGAGGTGTGTCTTCCTGCTGTAGAAGAACAACGCGATGTCAAGTAAAGAAGTCAAAGCCGCCCTGAAAAGTGCAAGAGATGCCATTAAAAATAAAGAGTTCAAGGAGGCACTAAAACATTGCAAGGTAAGAGAAAGTACAATGTGTTTATGATGGTGATGAATGAAGTGTAGAATTAGGTATGTTTGCATGTCTGCCTTTGCTGACTTATGTGGCGACAGGCCGTCTTGAAGCTTGAGAAGAGCAACTACAATGCATGGGTGTTCATTGGCCTGGCTGCCAGCGAGTTGGAGCAACCAGATCAGGCGCAGACAGCCTACAGGAAAGCTGTGGAGTTGGAGCCTGAGCAGCTACTGGCATGGCAGGTAATATAGGGCAATACAGTCAAAGAATACACACTTGTTCTGTAagatccatttttttaaatgtaatacttTTGTCTTGTAGGGTTTGGCGAATTTATATGAGAAGACAGATCAGTGGGATTTCAAAATCGAGCTACCTAACGTCTATCAGAAGCTTGTTGAGCTCTATGCAAGGTAAACAACTACTCCGCAAGGCTTCTTCGTTTATTTGAACATAGCATCATTGTGTGTTGAAAATCACTCGTTCTCAGCTCTGACAAAAACAAGTGCTATGAGGTGATTGGAAAGCTGAGAGAAATACATCAATCTGACAAGGAGTATTCCAAGGTATGCCTCTTATAGTCACAAGTGCACATATTGTCAACATGTTTGATCGTGCTTGTCTTTATGTGCGTAGTTGGCAAACGTATGGCTGCAGTTTATCCATCTTAAAGAGGAAGATGGTGCAGACAAGAAGGAGTTACTGCAGCTATGGAAACAGATGACCTGCCTCCTGTCCGACTGCGTTAATGACAATGAGCAGGACACAGAGAGTCAAAAGCATGTAAGGCTTACAACAATATTTAGACACTTAACAAAACAAAGGTTTCTATATCTACTAGTAGAATGTGGAAAAacgaaaataaaacatgttttataataattttctgatgttaaatgtttcaATTTCCAAGTATTCAATGATTTACAATGGATTAAAGCCCCATTCTCCTAAAGTCCTTTTATTGCTTATCAATTTAATTTGACTGTTATGTATCAGTTAATCACAGCTTTTGAGAAGGCCATGCTTCTTGTCGATCCCACACCGGGAGAGGAACACCGGAATCTCTCATTCGACTACATCAAATGTCTGTCCAAGGTCAGCACATTGTCTGTGTTATCAGACATCATGTCAATGATGAATTTCAAATCTTTAGATCACCTGGTTTGCTTTTTCCGCAGCTGCCTGAAGAACAGAAAATTAAAGCGGGGTGTGAATCCATCCTGTTGCTGTACCCTACGCAGAGTTATCCTCTTGAAGTTCTTTGTTCTCAGTACCTCAAAAAAGGTTTGAGCCAGCACTAACTCATTAACGAATACTTCCAACAGCgacaaatatgtatttatacctTGGCAGAGGTTAATGTTGTGTTTCGCAGGTGTCCAGAGTGAGGATGCTGCCAGTTGTTTTTCAAGGCTTCGTGATTTGGCCCCAGACAACGGTTTGTGTGACTTGGGATTTGGCACAAAAGCACTTCAAGAGGGCAGGTTTAAAGATGCCATTGAGGAACTTGCGCGAGGTTTGTATGCATGTGAATACACATTCTCAGGACACTATTTTATTCGGTACACCTGCagagttcatccatccatccattttctataccgcttcatcttcattagggtcgcgggggcatgctggagcctatcccagctgacttcgggcgacaggcggggtacaccctggactggtcgccagccaatcgcagggcacatatagacaaacaaccattcacactcacattcatacctatggacaatttagagtcgccaattaacctcacctgcatgtttttgggaatgtgggaggaagccggagtacccggagaaaacccacgcgcacacggggagaacatgcaaactccacacagaaatgccca
Encoded proteins:
- the arsk gene encoding arylsulfatase K isoform X2; protein product: MALILGLIYVFQMYSGCLCHNVTRPNIVMVMADAFEGRLTFDPGSKVVHLPYINYLRELGSTFINAYTNSPICCPSRAAMWSGQFVHLTQAWNNYKCLDANATTWMDLLEKNGYFTKMVGKLDFTSGQHSLSNRVEAWTRDVRFLLRQEGRPVTQLVGNASTVRVNTIDWKNTDLTTQWIRQWAASSHQPFALYLGLNLPHTYKTDSLGPTAGGSTFRSSPYWLKKVHSDVISVPTWLPLAAMHPVDYYSTFTKNCSGTFTKEEVRRIRAFYYAMCAEADAMLGQVISALRDTGLLNNTLVIFTADHGELAMEHRQFYKMSMFEGSAHVPLLIMGPGLVSGQQVNQLVSLVDVYPTVLDIASISGAGNLSGHSLLPLLSKYHVFSKRQHPDWVLSEYHGCNVNASTYMLRSGRWKYIAYADGLAVPPQLFDLTQDKEELHNMAFKFPNVQAQLDKQLRSIVDYPKVSKTVHLYNKKAFSAWQQSVGSNYSQVIANLRWHVDWQKDVLTNERLIDRWLHDSL
- the arsk gene encoding arylsulfatase K isoform X1, which produces MALILGLIYVFQMYSGCLCHNVTRPNIVMVMADAFEGRLTFDPGSKVVHLPYINYLRELGSTFINAYTNSPICCPSRAAMWSGQFVHLTQAWNNYKCLDANATTWMDLLEKNGYFTKMVGKLDFTSGQHSLSNRVEAWTRDVRFLLRQEGRPVTQLVGNASTVRVNTIDWKNTDLTTQWIRQWAASSHQPFALYLGLNLPHTYKTDSLGPTAGGSTFRSSPYWLKKAGIVYLLFPNVFPPLILVPCPQVHSDVISVPTWLPLAAMHPVDYYSTFTKNCSGTFTKEEVRRIRAFYYAMCAEADAMLGQVISALRDTGLLNNTLVIFTADHGELAMEHRQFYKMSMFEGSAHVPLLIMGPGLVSGQQVNQLVSLVDVYPTVLDIASISGAGNLSGHSLLPLLSKYHVFSKRQHPDWVLSEYHGCNVNASTYMLRSGRWKYIAYADGLAVPPQLFDLTQDKEELHNMAFKFPNVQAQLDKQLRSIVDYPKVSKTVHLYNKKAFSAWQQSVGSNYSQVIANLRWHVDWQKDVLTNERLIDRWLHDSL